The following coding sequences lie in one Haladaptatus sp. DJG-WS-42 genomic window:
- a CDS encoding alpha-(1->3)-arabinofuranosyltransferase family protein yields the protein MSETNTRALRVRLASVVSHDILAVGYFLLLSLLVFYPLLDSGYILTLDMIFAPTADYLQFGLTTKGPLYYGRLPFLAVLDAAALVAPDWLIQKVILVCLPVWCGWSMVRACRGQPRVAALFAGTLYAFNPYVYVRLLAGHWYFLLGYAFVPLAIVSFAQYLDEGQPRSLVGAVWWTTLVSVFDPHATVLVAVAGGCLFVTHAASEWRRHAEILASIRRFATFSAGAFLVNAYWLLPALAAGVTGGTRLTAISGADLTVFSAGGTIAGNVPLSVSMLYGFWRGGYLTAFELLPSWLVFGLFCGLLYLAVRGAVTASDEPLVAGVALCGVGAFVLSLGVSTSFSDPLFRTLADVLPLFRGMRDSQKFVGLLCFAYAFLGGRGVSQLVSEGGGRSHDETDVSHRRWTLPSRRSVLRVVCICLVLATPLAYAAPMFGGFSGQVETTTYPESWHTTNDYLVGASDGSRTLFLPWHQYMDFSWTDRRIANPAPLFFETPVIASENLEVGDVRSRATDPTHEEVAAILEHPDDDLGERLAAVGVEYVILAHEVDYRRYDVLTDHEDFSVAVASPGLTLYKNNAYAPGEAPRAGPLIPLWPLLVGSVVSVVTAALLVVKRRENSL from the coding sequence CGCTCGATATGATTTTCGCGCCCACGGCTGACTACTTGCAGTTCGGTCTGACGACCAAGGGGCCGCTGTACTACGGCCGACTGCCGTTTCTCGCGGTGCTCGATGCCGCGGCGCTGGTCGCACCCGACTGGCTCATCCAGAAGGTAATACTCGTCTGTCTCCCGGTGTGGTGTGGGTGGAGCATGGTTCGCGCGTGTCGGGGACAGCCCCGCGTGGCCGCGCTGTTCGCGGGGACGCTCTACGCCTTCAATCCGTACGTGTACGTCAGACTGCTCGCCGGGCACTGGTACTTCTTGCTCGGCTACGCGTTCGTCCCACTCGCCATCGTCTCGTTCGCCCAGTATCTCGACGAGGGGCAGCCACGGTCGCTCGTCGGTGCGGTTTGGTGGACAACGCTCGTGAGCGTGTTCGACCCACACGCAACCGTACTGGTTGCTGTGGCTGGCGGCTGTCTGTTCGTCACGCACGCCGCGAGTGAGTGGCGGCGTCATGCAGAAATACTCGCTTCCATCCGACGATTTGCAACGTTTTCTGCGGGTGCATTCCTCGTAAACGCCTACTGGCTCCTCCCGGCGCTCGCCGCGGGAGTGACTGGTGGGACTCGTCTCACGGCTATCTCGGGGGCCGACCTCACCGTCTTCAGTGCCGGGGGAACGATTGCCGGAAACGTTCCCCTCTCCGTGTCGATGCTTTATGGCTTCTGGCGCGGCGGCTACCTGACGGCGTTCGAACTGCTGCCGTCGTGGCTCGTGTTCGGCCTGTTCTGTGGGTTGCTGTACCTCGCGGTTCGCGGTGCTGTCACGGCCAGCGACGAACCACTCGTGGCCGGGGTCGCCCTCTGTGGCGTCGGTGCCTTCGTGCTGAGCCTCGGCGTGAGCACGTCGTTTTCAGACCCACTGTTTCGGACGCTCGCTGACGTGCTTCCGTTGTTTCGCGGCATGCGTGATTCCCAAAAATTTGTGGGGCTGCTCTGTTTCGCCTACGCATTCCTCGGCGGGCGGGGTGTCTCACAACTCGTTTCGGAGGGTGGCGGGCGAAGCCACGACGAAACCGATGTCTCACACCGGCGCTGGACGCTCCCGTCTCGTCGCAGCGTTCTTCGAGTGGTGTGCATCTGTTTGGTGCTCGCCACACCGCTCGCGTACGCCGCGCCGATGTTCGGCGGCTTTTCGGGGCAAGTCGAGACCACGACGTACCCTGAATCGTGGCACACCACCAACGACTATCTCGTCGGCGCGTCCGACGGTTCGCGGACGCTCTTTCTCCCGTGGCACCAGTACATGGACTTTTCGTGGACTGACCGTCGCATCGCAAATCCTGCACCGTTGTTCTTCGAAACACCGGTGATTGCTTCCGAGAATCTCGAAGTCGGCGACGTTCGATCGCGGGCGACCGACCCAACCCATGAGGAAGTCGCGGCAATCCTCGAACATCCTGACGACGACCTTGGCGAGCGGCTTGCGGCGGTTGGGGTCGAGTACGTTATCCTCGCCCACGAGGTGGACTACCGACGGTACGACGTGCTCACAGACCACGAGGATTTCTCCGTTGCGGTCGCTTCACCGGGGCTTACGCTGTACAAAAATAACGCATACGCTCCCGGGGAGGCACCTCGAGCTGGCCCGCTGATTCCACTGTGGCCGCTCCTGGTCGGAAGCGTCGTGTCCGTCGTCACAGCGGCGCTGCTCGTGGTGAAACGACGCGAGAATTCCCTCTAA
- the ftsZ gene encoding cell division protein FtsZ: MQDIVQSALENSEAEQQKRADASSTGDEFGDPRIVIVGAGGAGNNTINRLYNIGVEGADTIAINTDKQHLKMIEADTKILVGKSLTQGLGAGGDPSMGERATEMAQGTIKEVLGEADLVFVTAGMGGGTGTGAAPVVAKIAKEQGAIVVGMVSTPFNVERARTVKAEEGLEKLRNAADSIIVLDNNRLLDYVPNLPIGKAFSVMDQIIAETVKGISETITQPSLINLDYADMTAIMNQGGVAVMLVGETQDKNKTEEVVRDAMNHPLLDVDYRGASGGLVHITGGPDLTLKEAEGIAQNITERLDASANVIWGARIQEEYKGKVRVMAIMTGVQSAQILGPSTQKQANRSRAKLNEVGDDNDDNGIKTFGAQSDGGQNEVENNNGLDVIR, translated from the coding sequence ATGCAAGACATCGTTCAGTCGGCACTTGAAAACTCGGAAGCAGAACAGCAAAAGAGAGCCGACGCCTCCTCTACCGGCGACGAATTTGGCGACCCACGAATCGTCATCGTCGGTGCTGGTGGTGCCGGGAACAATACCATCAATCGGCTCTACAACATCGGTGTCGAGGGCGCAGACACAATCGCCATCAACACCGACAAACAACACCTCAAGATGATTGAGGCGGACACCAAAATCCTCGTCGGCAAGTCGCTGACTCAGGGGCTTGGTGCCGGTGGCGACCCATCGATGGGCGAACGCGCAACCGAGATGGCCCAGGGGACCATCAAGGAAGTGCTCGGCGAGGCAGACCTCGTGTTCGTCACGGCAGGCATGGGTGGCGGGACGGGGACCGGTGCGGCACCCGTCGTCGCCAAAATCGCAAAAGAGCAAGGCGCAATCGTCGTCGGCATGGTCTCGACACCGTTCAACGTCGAGCGTGCCCGCACGGTGAAAGCAGAAGAAGGCCTTGAGAAGCTCCGCAACGCCGCGGACTCCATCATCGTCCTCGACAACAACCGCCTGCTCGACTACGTCCCGAACCTCCCAATCGGCAAGGCGTTCTCGGTCATGGACCAGATCATCGCCGAAACCGTGAAGGGCATCTCGGAGACGATTACCCAGCCGTCGCTCATCAACCTTGACTACGCGGACATGACCGCCATCATGAACCAAGGTGGCGTTGCCGTGATGCTCGTTGGTGAGACCCAAGACAAGAACAAAACCGAAGAAGTGGTGCGCGACGCGATGAACCACCCACTGCTCGACGTGGACTACCGCGGGGCGTCGGGTGGCCTCGTCCACATCACTGGCGGCCCAGACCTCACGCTCAAAGAGGCAGAGGGCATCGCCCAGAACATCACCGAGCGCCTCGACGCCTCGGCAAACGTCATCTGGGGCGCGCGCATCCAAGAGGAGTACAAGGGTAAGGTTCGCGTCATGGCCATCATGACCGGCGTCCAGAGTGCGCAGATTCTCGGCCCATCGACGCAGAAACAGGCCAACCGCTCGCGCGCGAAGCTGAACGAAGTTGGTGACGACAACGACGACAACGGCATCAAAACGTTCGGTGCCCAGTCAGACGGCGGGCAGAACGAAGTCGAAAACAACAACGGACTCGACGTCATCCGGTAG
- a CDS encoding ribbon-helix-helix domain-containing protein — translation MERVTLRIPKQQIEEVERMVETGEFPNRSEAIRSAVREMLNEQTEGREPTSKKRNWARV, via the coding sequence ATGGAGCGTGTGACATTACGGATTCCAAAGCAGCAGATCGAGGAAGTTGAGCGAATGGTCGAAACGGGAGAGTTCCCGAATCGCAGTGAAGCCATTCGGTCGGCAGTCCGCGAGATGCTCAACGAACAGACAGAGGGCCGCGAGCCCACGAGCAAAAAGCGCAACTGGGCGAGGGTCTAA
- a CDS encoding zinc ribbon domain-containing protein: protein MSKITFRANDDLVRRLEEFDSSKSEVMREALRQYLDASPPPEPEASADSLDTLVAERVDALISKRLDTLIDARLGAHSQRAQDVNVTISLEGDGVRAREEVRKTSESAPREQSEDACVQCGESLDGDHVYCPNCGEKGTHRVFCECGDEVRSDWAFCPGCGRRTPAADVLDRS, encoded by the coding sequence ATGAGCAAAATCACGTTTCGGGCCAACGACGACCTCGTTCGACGCTTAGAGGAGTTCGACTCCTCAAAAAGTGAGGTCATGCGTGAGGCGCTCAGGCAGTACCTCGACGCGAGTCCGCCGCCCGAACCCGAGGCATCGGCCGACAGCCTCGATACACTCGTTGCAGAACGAGTGGATGCGCTCATCTCAAAGCGACTAGATACGCTCATCGACGCCCGCCTTGGCGCGCACAGCCAGCGCGCACAGGACGTAAACGTCACCATCTCGCTCGAAGGCGACGGGGTACGCGCCCGCGAAGAAGTACGTAAGACATCCGAGTCAGCACCCCGTGAGCAGTCCGAAGACGCGTGTGTCCAGTGTGGAGAATCGCTCGATGGCGACCACGTGTACTGTCCAAACTGCGGCGAGAAGGGAACCCATCGCGTGTTCTGTGAGTGCGGCGATGAGGTCCGTTCTGACTGGGCGTTCTGCCCGGGCTGTGGGCGTCGGACGCCGGCGGCTGACGTACTCGACCGGTCGTAA